A DNA window from Ostrea edulis chromosome 5, xbOstEdul1.1, whole genome shotgun sequence contains the following coding sequences:
- the LOC125649017 gene encoding uncharacterized protein LOC125649017, with protein MESCFVCSLNYELRQREPCILPCCHKSICSQCLEKILDDQEIDKKCPNCRKTLEQETLADFRLNVVIQEALNFQQFGEIDCDQCIHERKEKAIKICNKCGSLCSKCCSSHNQMKMFSSHEISSIPVEKWSLNLLRVFQHPIKCESHKNQNLNSFCERCKKVTCKQCIKISHNDCKEAIQTVEEAFKNVNDSLRDDLKTIDLSSVKKRCLLLKQTQEQHLEDIDREIDALKEQCLNTLKSNFDAVRLEFQNKAQKFRTGCNKTMEQIKELENSRNNICSFIKDASSLQNKIGFLQCANKVKHSTEYLRDNLKQVDNVDEIDYLSWIKEIFSKLHLSVGELSVDFALGVAEECSGYPSILDILKKYRSVTREKERCIQINENSAEEHSTLYSVNFEMEQFPRYHYHFDLVQKILDSKEPVDKDAITSDVSTAMHRTILVSGTVKENDLELLKPLTVNKLSETNDSFDQGNNHAILIFFTGAESRIQSPEEKQMIASSAWSLFITSETQSGEKYSQLKEDGHFFIVAPDPDAIWNSLTSALELPLIEILKERKIISKSRRGFLADIDTVIRRIENCSAFTATRAKQKPTDIPQEIRNVLKRFENHIIRYGFYFNVFRVIVNDSHEQGVKEALTAAAASSSSFRKIVVIPQNKFKEEVKPFTGKLQAQGRKLYQSNDPPPIAPSDDLYGTLGCLAILNRENTVALSCRHVCLEHNIVYIENELNERIPLGECIYSSDGNVQNIEKDFAIIKVDPEAEKCFSDKRLLNHMGKATETEVCNLQESLELVGEIVHKLGATSQWTQGKIVSSEIIGNVHGVIVVQGMNDEEFGKPGDSGSIVFRESLDSRERKLEVVAVLTAGKYESRSDSEVETEDQEDEQSSNLVLCLVFKTAFENLKKCDSSLQSITFFND; from the exons ATGGAGTCCTGCTTTGTTTGTAGTTTAAACTACGAACTTCGCCAAAGAGAGCCGTGTATATTACCATGCTGTCATAAAAGCATATGTAGCCAATGTTTAGAGAAAATTCTTGATGATCAGGAAATAGACAAAAAATGTCCAAATTGTCGAAAGACACTGGAACAAGAGACACTGGCAGATTTCAGATTGAATGTAGTCATCCAGGAAGCATTGAATTTTCAGCAGTTCGGAGAAATTGACTGTGATCAGTGTATACACGAGAGAAAAGAAAAGGCAataaaaatatgcaataaatgtGGATCACTATGCAGCAAATGTTGTAGCAGTCACAATCAAATGAAGATGTTCAGTAGTCATGAAATAAGCTCTATTCCAGTTGAAAAGTGGTCACTCAATCTATTGAGGGTTTTCCAGCACCCAATCAAATGTGAATCCCACAAAAATCAGAACCTGAACTCTTTCTGCGAAAGATGTAAGAAGGTAACTTGCAAACAATGTATCAAAATCAGTCACAATGATTGCAAAGAAGCGATACAAACAGTGGAAGAGGCattcaaaaatgtaaatgattcaCTCAGAGATGATTTGAAAACGATTGATTTATCTTCGGTTAAAAAGAGATGCCTGCTATTAAAACAAACACAGGAACAACATCTGGAAGATATAGATAGGGAAATAGATGCCTTAAAGGAACAATGCTTAAATACATTGAAAAGTAATTTTGATGCAGTTAGGCtggaatttcaaaataaagcaCAGAAATTCAGAACTGGTTGCAACAAAACAATGGAGCAAATAAAAGAGCTGGAAAATTCCCGTAACAACATATGTTCTTTTATTAAAGATGCATCATCATTGCAAAACAAAATCGGGTTTCTTCAATGTGCAAATAAAGTGAAACACAGCACTGAATATTTGCGGGACAATTTAAAACAAGTAGACAATGTGGATGAAATCGACTATCTCAGCTGGATAAAGGAAATCTTCAGTAAGCTGCACCTATCTGTTGGAGAGCTGTCTGTGGACTTTGCGTTAGGTGTTGCAGAGGAGTGCAGTGGATATCCTTCAATTCTAGATATTCTGAAAAAGTATCGTTCCGTAACCAGGGAAAAGGAAAGATGTATTCAAATAAACGAAA attcTGCAGAAGAGCATTCTACTCTTTACAGCGTGAACTTTGAGATGGAGCAGTTTCCAcgttatcattatcattttgatttggTACAAAAGATACTTGATAGTAAAGAACCAGTAGACAAGGATGCCATTACATCTGATGTATCGACAGCTATGCATAGAACCATTCTCGTATCTGGAACAGTCAAAGAAAACGACCTGGAACTTCTAAAGCCATTGACAGTTAATAAATTATCCGAAACGAATGATTCCT TTGACCAAGGGAACAATCATGCTATTTTGATATTCTTTACTGGTGCAGAAAGTAGAATTCAGAGTCCGGAGGAG AAACAAATGATCGCCAGCTCTGCATGGTCTCTGTTTATAACATCAGAAACACAATCAGGAGAAAAATATTCACAACTCAAAGAAGATGGCCATTTCTTTATTGTGGCTCCTGACCCAGACGCGATATGGAACAGTCTAACATCGGCACTAGAGCTTCCTCTAATAGAAATTCTGAAAGAGaggaaaataatttcaaagtcAAGAAGAGGTTTTCTGGCAGACATTGACACTGTCATCAGACGTATAGAAAACTGTTCTGCCTTCACAGCCACTAGGGCTAAACAGAAGCCAACAGACATTCCACAGGAAATTAGAAACGTCCTGAAAAG gtttgaaaatcatattatccGATATGGCTTCTACTTCAACGTTTTCCGAGTGATCGTCAACGACAGTCATGAACAGGGTGTAAAAGAAGCTTTAACAGCTGCTGCAGCTTCATCATCAAGTTTTCGTAAAATAGTTGTTATACCCCAAAACAAATTTAAAGAAGAAGTCAAGCCGTTCACTGGCAAACTCCAAGCCCAGGGAAGGAAACTATATCAGTCAAATGATCCGCCACCCATTGCACCTTCCGACGACCTTTATGGAACTCTTGGTTGTCTTGCAATACTGAATCGAGAAAATACTGTTGCACTATCTTGTAGACATGTGTGCCTAGAACACAATATCGTATACATAGAAAATGAATTGAATGAGAGAATACCTTTAGGGGAATGTATTTATAGTTCAGATGGTAATGTCCagaatattgaaaaagattttGCTATTATAAAAGTTGATCCAGAAGCAGAAAAATGTTTTTCAGATAAACGACTGCTTAATCATATGGGGAAGGCAACAGAGACTGAAGTTTGTAATTTACAAGAGAGTTTGGAGTTAGTTGGAGAAATTGTTCATAAGTTAGGTGCCACTTCACAATGGACTCAGGGTAAAATTGTCTCTTCGGAAATTATAGGAAATGTACACGGCGTCATCGTAGTTCAGGGGATGAATGATGAAGAGTTTGGTAAACCAGGAGATTCTGGTTCCATTGTGTTCCGAGAATCGTTGGATTCAAGAGAACGAAAACTGGAAGTCGTTGCTGTGTTAACGGCTGGTAAATATGAATCCAGATCCGATTCAGAGGTAGAAACAGAAGATCAAGAAGACGAACAGAGCTCAAACCTGGTCTTATGTTTAGTATTCAAAACCgcttttgaaaacttgaaaaaatGTGACTCCTCTTTGCAATCCATTACGTTTTTCAACGACTAA